The genomic interval GCGTTTGTAATGTGCTACTGGCTTACAATATGGATACCGGGCAACGGCATATAAAGGTTACCACCACAAAAACTAAAGCTGATTATAGCCACTTTATGCAGTGGGTGGTCAAAGAACATTATCCAACTGAAACTAAAATCAAACTTGTTCAGGATAATTATCAAACCCATTCCTATGGGGCATTTTATGAAAATTTACCCTTCGAAGAGGCCCGGCAACTCAAAAATAAGCTGGAATTCCATTTTACACCTAAACACGGCTCGTGGTTAAACATGGCAGAAATGGAATTTTCATCCCTTGCACGCCAGTGCTTAGACAGACGAATCGCAAATCAGGAAATACTTGAATCCGAGACTCTTATTTGGCAAAAGAATCGAAATCTAAAAGCGGTAAAAGTCAACTGGTCGTTTACAACTGAGAAAGCTCGTGTAAAACTAAAAAACAGATACATAGAAATTAGCAAAATTAATACATGAAATTAAATTGCTAGAACACTAGACTGAAATACTTGTCTTAAAGTCCGGCTCAACAATCGCATAAGGGTTTGAAAAGCAATCAAATCTTTGTTCCATTCTACTCTGATAGCATAGCCGATACAATCAAGACCATACCTGAAAAAACTATTAG from Rhodocytophaga rosea carries:
- a CDS encoding IS630 family transposase, with the protein product MWCIGIINGEYVATMEDVLDLYAQPQEEGIVRLCFDERPCQLIDHVLTPIPAKANCTQKQHQEYLRNGVCNVLLAYNMDTGQRHIKVTTTKTKADYSHFMQWVVKEHYPTETKIKLVQDNYQTHSYGAFYENLPFEEARQLKNKLEFHFTPKHGSWLNMAEMEFSSLARQCLDRRIANQEILESETLIWQKNRNLKAVKVNWSFTTEKARVKLKNRYIEISKINT